In Myxococcus stipitatus, the following are encoded in one genomic region:
- a CDS encoding LysM peptidoglycan-binding domain-containing protein, whose amino-acid sequence MSYRIQSGDTLSALAQRYGTTVSALMKENPQIKDADLIYTGDTLKIPGASDGFDAAPSRKGPNLTGGMENPSSVSGPDSSGEGTKGPKGSPFEIAKSHLGKNAGSLKLEGSGVGADMEDWVPNNVNCANFVSAVLEQSGQISNSQHDNSVMGLMRKLDADPDFKRVSLKDAKPGDVVSMKVGSGEHVVMFAGWKDGKPQFIGSNNVNPDGSQRISFSSMNYPIMAVHQYRG is encoded by the coding sequence ATGAGCTACCGCATCCAGTCTGGCGACACCCTGTCCGCCCTCGCGCAGCGCTACGGCACCACTGTCAGCGCACTGATGAAGGAGAATCCGCAAATCAAGGACGCGGACCTCATCTATACGGGGGACACGCTGAAGATTCCGGGCGCGTCGGATGGATTCGATGCCGCGCCGTCGCGCAAGGGACCCAACCTCACGGGTGGAATGGAGAACCCGTCCTCCGTGTCGGGTCCGGACTCGTCGGGTGAAGGAACGAAGGGCCCCAAGGGCAGCCCGTTTGAAATCGCCAAGTCGCATCTGGGCAAGAACGCGGGCTCGCTGAAGCTTGAGGGTTCGGGCGTGGGCGCGGACATGGAGGACTGGGTCCCCAACAACGTCAACTGCGCCAACTTCGTCTCCGCGGTGCTCGAGCAGTCGGGCCAGATTTCCAACAGCCAGCACGACAACAGCGTGATGGGCCTGATGCGCAAGCTGGACGCGGACCCGGACTTCAAGCGCGTGTCGCTGAAGGACGCGAAGCCCGGCGACGTCGTCTCCATGAAGGTGGGCAGCGGCGAGCACGTGGTGATGTTCGCGGGTTGGAAGGACGGCAAGCCGCAGTTCATCGGCTCCAACAACGTCAACCCGGACGGCTCGCAGCGCATCAGCTTCAGCAGCATGAACTACCCCATCATGGCGGTTCACCAGTACCGCGGCTGA
- a CDS encoding ATP-grasp domain-containing protein, which produces MLRVDRFWSPPEVEPARTRLYGNDAFCLVLAQKLGLTLVSPPDDLLLHVDPSWLGRRVVGSTLEQVVTGPFPRFIKPQVPKLFRANVWNAPEALLAECQGLEPQTRVLSSDIVDIRAEARAWVLEGRVLTCALYEGEGNASMAQDFLDTVARRASLPRTCVLDAAFVAGSGWVLLEANAAWGAGLNGCDANAAARCIAEASHA; this is translated from the coding sequence GTGCTGAGAGTCGACCGCTTCTGGAGTCCTCCCGAGGTGGAGCCCGCGCGGACCCGCCTCTATGGAAACGACGCGTTCTGCCTCGTCCTGGCCCAGAAGTTGGGCCTCACGCTCGTCTCGCCCCCGGATGATTTGTTGTTGCACGTGGACCCGTCCTGGCTGGGGCGACGCGTCGTGGGCTCCACGCTGGAGCAAGTCGTCACGGGCCCTTTCCCACGCTTCATCAAGCCTCAAGTTCCGAAGCTCTTTCGCGCGAACGTGTGGAATGCCCCCGAGGCGCTCCTCGCGGAGTGCCAGGGTTTGGAGCCCCAGACTCGGGTCCTGTCCTCGGACATCGTCGACATCCGAGCGGAAGCACGCGCGTGGGTGTTGGAGGGTCGTGTCCTGACCTGCGCCCTCTATGAGGGAGAAGGCAACGCCTCGATGGCGCAGGACTTCCTCGACACCGTGGCGCGGCGGGCGAGCCTCCCGCGCACCTGTGTCCTGGATGCGGCCTTTGTCGCGGGCTCGGGTTGGGTCCTGCTGGAGGCCAATGCGGCGTGGGGCGCGGGCCTCAATGGCTGCGATGCGAACGCAGCCGCCCGGTGCATCGCCGAAGCCTCACACGCCTGA
- a CDS encoding eCIS core domain-containing protein, producing the protein MRSFPARWVDAGRGLLTGVVSASRGVGHGLRVVPTEVARGLVLCARGRGREGRFKLRRGLWRVAQLPADLVLMLLGRVVSATQVLSGFEPPGRGLTGFEIALVRPIFGTSLDYAAVRVKEGPLGLLGFSGRAFVHGNTVFIPPGRDATDLGLLVHELTHVWQHQHGGTAYMSAALAAQFVGDGYNWRNAVKKGLRWEELNPEQQAQLIEDAALCDLIQPGRELSTLARLRGWSEDGMQLLAEALASLRAGRGAP; encoded by the coding sequence ATGCGGTCGTTTCCCGCTCGCTGGGTGGACGCGGGGCGAGGACTGCTCACGGGCGTGGTCAGCGCATCGCGCGGAGTGGGGCATGGCCTCCGGGTGGTGCCCACGGAGGTGGCTCGAGGGCTGGTGCTGTGCGCGCGCGGGCGTGGGCGCGAAGGGCGCTTCAAGCTCCGGCGTGGACTGTGGCGTGTGGCGCAGCTCCCCGCGGACCTGGTGTTGATGCTGCTGGGCCGCGTGGTGAGCGCGACGCAGGTGTTGTCGGGGTTCGAGCCACCTGGGCGCGGGCTCACGGGGTTCGAGATTGCGCTCGTGCGCCCCATCTTCGGGACGAGCCTGGACTACGCGGCGGTGCGGGTGAAGGAGGGACCGCTGGGCCTGCTGGGGTTTTCAGGGCGAGCCTTCGTCCACGGCAACACGGTCTTCATCCCGCCAGGGCGCGACGCCACGGACCTGGGGCTGCTGGTGCACGAGCTGACCCATGTGTGGCAGCACCAGCACGGTGGCACCGCGTACATGAGCGCCGCGCTGGCCGCGCAGTTCGTGGGTGATGGGTACAACTGGCGCAATGCGGTGAAGAAGGGGCTGCGCTGGGAGGAGCTCAATCCCGAGCAGCAGGCGCAGCTCATCGAGGATGCCGCGCTGTGTGACTTGATTCAGCCCGGCCGCGAGTTGTCCACGCTCGCGCGGCTGCGGGGATGGTCGGAGGATGGGATGCAGTTGCTCGCGGAGGCCCTCGCGAGTCTTCGAGCAGGACGCGGCGCGCCTTGA
- a CDS encoding metallophosphoesterase encodes MSLGGILTLMGSLHAYLAMRLFVSPEWSSLWAGLGVALVVLLFVSIPAGLLGGWGMPSAAKRVLQWVSFVWLGSFGILLSAMVAADVVGAVLGWTGLVADPLVLARWKAVGVGAVTVPAVLFAFVTARGRATVERVSVPMSGLAPGMAGLKVVQISDVHVGPTLDGRWLRRVVEQVNALKPDIIAVTGDLVDGSVESLREEVRPLAELRASLGVFYVTGNHEYYHGGPAWESEVARLGLRVLRNTHHVVERDGARLVIAGVTDHDAGHIVPAHASRPSAALAGAPRDVPVVLLAHQPRSALRVAEAGVRVDLQLSGHTHGGQVFPFMFFIKLQQPVVRGLATVAGVRVYTHRGTGYWGPPLRLGPSPEIAELTLVPAH; translated from the coding sequence ATGTCCCTGGGCGGCATCCTCACGCTGATGGGCTCGCTGCATGCCTACCTGGCGATGCGCTTGTTCGTGAGCCCTGAGTGGTCCTCCCTCTGGGCGGGTCTGGGCGTGGCGCTGGTGGTGCTGCTGTTCGTGTCGATACCGGCCGGGCTGTTGGGGGGATGGGGCATGCCCTCGGCGGCGAAGCGCGTGTTGCAGTGGGTGTCCTTCGTGTGGCTGGGGAGCTTCGGCATCCTGCTCAGCGCCATGGTGGCGGCGGACGTGGTGGGGGCGGTGTTGGGGTGGACGGGGCTGGTGGCGGACCCGCTGGTGCTGGCGCGGTGGAAGGCCGTGGGTGTGGGCGCGGTGACGGTGCCCGCGGTGCTCTTCGCGTTCGTCACGGCGCGAGGCCGCGCGACGGTGGAGCGTGTGTCGGTGCCGATGTCTGGATTGGCGCCGGGGATGGCGGGCCTGAAGGTCGTGCAGATTTCAGATGTCCACGTGGGCCCCACGCTGGATGGGCGGTGGCTGCGGCGCGTGGTGGAGCAGGTGAACGCGCTGAAGCCAGACATCATCGCCGTGACGGGGGACCTGGTCGACGGGAGCGTGGAGTCGCTGCGCGAGGAGGTGCGCCCGCTCGCGGAGCTTCGCGCGTCGCTGGGGGTGTTCTACGTGACGGGCAATCACGAGTACTACCACGGGGGACCCGCGTGGGAGTCCGAGGTGGCCCGGCTGGGCCTCAGGGTGTTGCGCAACACGCACCACGTGGTGGAGCGGGATGGGGCGCGGCTGGTCATCGCTGGGGTGACAGACCACGACGCGGGCCACATCGTTCCGGCGCACGCGAGCCGTCCCTCCGCGGCGCTCGCGGGGGCGCCGAGGGATGTGCCGGTGGTGCTGTTGGCGCATCAGCCTCGCTCGGCGTTGCGAGTGGCGGAGGCGGGGGTGCGAGTGGATCTCCAGCTCTCCGGGCACACGCATGGCGGGCAGGTGTTCCCGTTCATGTTCTTCATCAAGTTGCAGCAGCCCGTGGTGAGGGGGCTCGCGACGGTCGCTGGCGTGCGCGTGTACACGCACCGGGGGACGGGCTACTGGGGGCCTCCGCTGCGCCTGGGGCCCTCGCCGGAGATCGCCGAGCTCACGCTGGTGCCCGCGCATTGA
- a CDS encoding cytochrome c oxidase assembly factor Coa1 family protein, which translates to MRPRPLDSPWQSWSVAAALVLGGLGCFASGVVWVTRSLFQDIEQELRRNDVHRLVLRTAEATPRVTEQLGTPLTSSFLTLRAHGATARSGVVDFDLTVQGPRGRGVLEAQVAYTPEAWTLRKLVLHPEAGDSVDLPAGGSTPALPPD; encoded by the coding sequence ATGCGCCCGCGCCCCCTCGACAGTCCCTGGCAGAGTTGGTCGGTGGCCGCGGCGCTCGTCCTCGGAGGGCTCGGCTGTTTCGCCAGCGGCGTGGTCTGGGTGACGCGCTCGCTCTTCCAGGACATCGAGCAGGAGCTGCGCCGCAACGACGTGCACCGGCTCGTGCTGCGCACCGCGGAGGCCACGCCGCGAGTCACCGAGCAATTGGGCACCCCGCTGACCAGCAGCTTCCTCACCCTGCGCGCCCACGGCGCAACGGCGCGCAGTGGCGTCGTGGACTTCGACCTCACCGTGCAGGGACCACGCGGGCGCGGGGTCCTCGAAGCCCAGGTCGCCTATACGCCGGAAGCATGGACGCTCCGCAAGCTGGTGCTCCACCCCGAAGCCGGTGATTCCGTCGACCTGCCAGCGGGAGGCAGCACGCCCGCCCTGCCTCCGGACTGA
- the agmC gene encoding adventurous gliding motility protein AgmC — MRLLPRVLILLLLSSVAQAELDSFGVGTGRDGALSVTSRRTINTAMRMPLGALRGEKFIEVEAATAPADGSLLLIHQTQGFSSSTPSGTTGPTSPGGVGSWEMARVKSVTAGNPMVIQLTAPLVNNYDAPGSQAVTVPEYTTVSVTSSGSLVAPPWDGSSGGIVAFLANGAVTHNGSINADGAGFRGGVFTKNTSRSNCTGDDLPTAQGGAFKGEGLVVTRYGSASGRGNLVNAGGSGICKDSGGGGGGHRGVGGIGGRTSATDGARDMGGKGGVEMGYTVVYSFLFGGGGGAGEGDSGDGSSGGAGGGAVLVRAMSISGNGTFSANGAAAVDSGGTDGAGGGGAGGAVIVRATGALGCTQAHVMGGAGGSSPSSSAQTGPGGGGAGGALLLHASSVVCPGSHAGGAAGAAASAGNHGATAGAIGEMKLFLFPYMTPTTPVITEPVANTDVSLRPTIRGVADPGMRVIISVDGVKVAEVGAGSDGSFVTVLDPPFPELSAGAHSVSAVSESMGAYSRPSSQVPFNAMAPAPDAGPGLQIPIIVVPTDGEVMGPTPYIAGVAGNARTVGLYIDNRPEVIVPADSMGRFRYDIPANEPLEAGPHKVNAHGHDVDDNSSPSSPDTRFEVVLPDPDAGSPTPDAGNSDAGSSGPDAGSGDGGSVVTRDVPVLVVPFEGEVVDPTPLFAGVAQPGVSVSLEVDGTRVATVVADTTGAFRHTLAAEQALTPGAHGVSASMLNSESGVAGTRSPDTGFQVRGPTALDVGCGGCGASPTSAAAAWVLLIGGAAFLRQRRR, encoded by the coding sequence ATGCGTCTGCTCCCCCGGGTCCTCATCCTCCTGCTGCTGTCTTCCGTCGCTCAGGCCGAGCTGGATTCGTTTGGCGTGGGAACGGGTCGCGACGGCGCGCTCTCCGTCACCTCTCGACGCACCATCAACACCGCGATGCGCATGCCCTTGGGCGCGCTGCGGGGTGAGAAATTCATCGAGGTGGAGGCGGCCACCGCGCCCGCGGATGGAAGCCTGCTGCTCATCCATCAGACGCAGGGGTTTTCTTCCAGCACTCCGTCTGGGACCACGGGGCCGACGAGCCCTGGCGGCGTGGGGAGCTGGGAGATGGCTCGGGTGAAGTCCGTCACCGCGGGCAACCCGATGGTGATTCAGCTCACCGCGCCACTCGTCAACAACTACGACGCCCCCGGCTCACAGGCCGTCACGGTGCCCGAATACACCACGGTCTCCGTGACGTCGTCTGGCTCGCTCGTGGCGCCACCGTGGGATGGGAGCAGCGGTGGCATCGTCGCGTTCCTCGCCAATGGCGCGGTGACCCACAACGGCTCCATCAACGCCGATGGCGCTGGCTTTCGCGGAGGAGTCTTCACGAAGAACACGAGCCGCTCAAACTGCACCGGAGATGACCTCCCCACGGCCCAGGGCGGCGCCTTCAAGGGCGAGGGGTTGGTGGTGACGCGCTATGGCTCCGCGTCCGGGCGCGGCAACCTGGTCAACGCGGGGGGCAGCGGCATCTGCAAGGACTCCGGTGGCGGCGGAGGCGGGCATCGTGGCGTGGGGGGCATCGGCGGAAGGACGTCCGCCACGGATGGTGCTCGCGACATGGGCGGCAAGGGCGGAGTGGAGATGGGGTACACCGTTGTCTACTCGTTCCTCTTCGGCGGTGGCGGTGGCGCGGGCGAGGGGGACTCCGGCGATGGCTCGAGTGGAGGCGCGGGCGGTGGCGCGGTGTTGGTGCGCGCGATGTCCATCTCCGGGAACGGAACCTTCTCAGCGAATGGCGCGGCGGCGGTCGACTCGGGTGGTACGGATGGCGCGGGTGGCGGAGGCGCGGGTGGCGCGGTCATCGTGCGCGCCACGGGAGCGCTGGGCTGCACCCAGGCGCACGTCATGGGAGGCGCGGGCGGGAGCTCGCCGAGTTCATCGGCGCAGACAGGCCCTGGTGGAGGTGGCGCGGGCGGGGCCTTGCTGCTCCATGCATCATCCGTCGTGTGCCCCGGTTCACATGCGGGAGGCGCGGCGGGGGCGGCGGCCTCGGCTGGCAATCACGGCGCCACGGCGGGCGCCATCGGAGAGATGAAGCTGTTCCTGTTCCCCTACATGACACCCACCACGCCAGTCATCACCGAGCCCGTCGCCAACACCGACGTGTCGCTGCGTCCCACCATCCGCGGCGTGGCGGACCCAGGCATGCGCGTCATCATCAGCGTCGATGGCGTCAAGGTCGCCGAGGTCGGCGCGGGTTCGGATGGGAGCTTCGTCACGGTGCTCGACCCTCCCTTTCCCGAGCTGAGTGCTGGTGCCCATTCGGTGTCGGCCGTCTCGGAGAGCATGGGGGCGTACAGCCGCCCCTCGTCCCAGGTGCCCTTCAACGCCATGGCTCCTGCTCCAGACGCGGGCCCGGGCCTCCAGATACCCATCATCGTCGTCCCCACCGACGGCGAGGTCATGGGGCCCACGCCGTACATCGCGGGTGTCGCGGGCAACGCGCGGACCGTCGGCCTGTATATCGACAACCGCCCGGAGGTCATCGTCCCCGCCGACTCCATGGGCCGCTTCCGTTACGACATCCCCGCCAACGAGCCGCTCGAGGCTGGCCCCCACAAGGTCAACGCCCACGGCCATGACGTGGATGACAACTCCAGCCCGAGCTCGCCCGACACCCGCTTCGAGGTCGTCCTGCCTGACCCCGACGCGGGCTCGCCGACTCCCGACGCGGGGAACTCGGATGCAGGGAGCTCTGGACCCGATGCGGGCTCGGGAGATGGTGGCTCGGTGGTGACTCGCGATGTGCCCGTGCTCGTGGTTCCCTTCGAGGGAGAGGTGGTGGACCCGACGCCGCTGTTCGCGGGTGTGGCGCAGCCGGGAGTGTCCGTCTCGCTGGAGGTCGATGGGACTCGCGTGGCCACGGTCGTCGCGGACACGACGGGCGCGTTCCGTCACACGTTGGCGGCGGAGCAGGCGCTGACCCCGGGCGCGCATGGCGTGTCCGCGTCCATGCTCAACAGCGAGTCCGGCGTGGCGGGCACCCGGTCACCCGACACCGGCTTCCAGGTCCGTGGGCCCACCGCGCTCGATGTGGGCTGCGGCGGTTGTGGCGCATCTCCCACGAGCGCGGCGGCCGCGTGGGTCCTGCTCATCGGTGGCGCGGCCTTCCTGCGTCAGCGCCGGCGTTAG
- a CDS encoding cupin domain-containing protein, whose amino-acid sequence MSTHPHVVHEPSLPWTEVTQGPRVSYRRKQLGAAAKGQKLGCSLMELPPGKHAFPLHYHLANEEAYYVLSGSGLLRLGDASLPVSAGDYVALPAGASCAHQLVNDGTETLRYLAFSTMVEPDVMVYPDSKKLCVTAGSAPGGDKAARTLYTVLPLAAEVDYWSGEER is encoded by the coding sequence ATGTCCACGCATCCCCACGTCGTCCACGAACCCTCGCTGCCTTGGACCGAAGTCACCCAGGGCCCTCGTGTCTCCTATCGACGCAAGCAATTGGGCGCGGCGGCGAAAGGCCAGAAGCTCGGATGCAGCCTGATGGAGCTGCCCCCCGGCAAACACGCCTTCCCGCTCCACTACCACCTGGCCAATGAAGAGGCGTACTACGTCCTCTCCGGCTCGGGCCTGCTGCGCCTCGGTGACGCCTCTCTGCCCGTGAGCGCCGGTGACTACGTCGCCCTGCCCGCGGGGGCCTCGTGCGCACACCAACTCGTCAACGACGGCACCGAGACGCTGCGCTACCTCGCGTTCTCCACGATGGTGGAGCCCGACGTCATGGTGTATCCGGACTCGAAGAAGCTGTGTGTCACCGCGGGCTCCGCGCCTGGGGGCGACAAGGCCGCTCGAACCCTGTACACCGTCCTCCCCCTCGCCGCCGAGGTGGACTACTGGAGCGGCGAGGAGCGATAG
- a CDS encoding class I SAM-dependent methyltransferase, with product MPVDFGRTSTDYTRHRAGFPDSFFDRLVRDNVLRPGLRTVDVGTGTGVVARGLARNGCSVIGLDISASMLEGARQLASEAHLSIDFREASAESTELPSASFDLVTAGQCWHWFDRPAAAREAARLLVPGGRLIIAHLDWLPMPGNVVEATDTLMNASNPNPPDHARFGCGVGIYPQWLGDVTDAGFTPLETFSFDVRIPYTHEAWRGRCRASAFVGATLPPAEVERFDQTLARILAERFPQPVLHIPHRVFALLATRP from the coding sequence ATGCCCGTGGACTTCGGCCGTACCTCAACGGACTACACCCGGCACCGCGCCGGCTTCCCCGACTCCTTCTTCGACCGGCTCGTCCGCGACAACGTCCTCCGCCCAGGTCTCCGCACCGTCGACGTCGGCACCGGCACCGGCGTCGTCGCTCGAGGACTCGCCCGCAACGGCTGCTCCGTCATCGGCCTCGACATCTCCGCCTCCATGCTGGAAGGCGCACGGCAACTCGCCTCCGAAGCCCACCTGTCCATCGACTTTCGCGAAGCCTCCGCCGAGTCCACCGAGCTTCCCTCGGCGTCCTTCGACCTCGTCACCGCGGGCCAGTGCTGGCATTGGTTCGACCGGCCCGCCGCCGCTCGAGAGGCCGCACGGCTGCTCGTCCCCGGAGGACGACTCATCATCGCCCACCTCGACTGGCTCCCCATGCCCGGCAATGTCGTCGAGGCCACCGACACCCTCATGAATGCCAGCAACCCCAATCCCCCGGACCACGCCCGCTTCGGCTGCGGCGTCGGCATCTATCCGCAGTGGCTGGGCGATGTCACAGACGCGGGCTTCACGCCCCTGGAGACCTTCTCCTTCGACGTGCGGATTCCCTACACCCATGAAGCCTGGCGAGGCCGCTGCCGCGCCAGCGCCTTCGTGGGCGCCACCCTCCCTCCCGCCGAAGTCGAGCGCTTCGACCAGACCCTCGCCCGCATCCTCGCGGAGCGTTTCCCGCAGCCCGTCCTCCACATCCCCCACCGCGTCTTCGCGCTCCTCGCCACCCGCCCCTGA
- a CDS encoding citrate/2-methylcitrate synthase: protein MSRRKGGRSQSRFVHRPEEELVTAVEAAALLGVKRATLYTYVSRGLVRCVPEPGTKENRYVRSDLERLKTRHDARAGHAAVASGALRWGEPVIDSSVSQVGAEGLAYRGHSAVGLALEGRSVEAVAELLWSGVLPEEEPRWEAGEAVIPPSELARLLPRGTPPVTALSALVPLLAAKDAVRFAAPPEQEKVRARRLLRHLAAWVGVAHAPGRVARALRAETMAESLVCAWDSKVKSAPELLNRALVLCSDHELNVSTFTARVTASSGADLYACVSAALAASSGPRHGGACDRVEALLTEVGKPERAAAVVYERLRRGDSVPGFGHRLYPNGDPRTPPLLDAAREVRPEVPRVRVARAVQEAMRDAGHPEPSVDLGLVMLADALGLPPGAAGTLFAVGRAAGWVAHILEQREQGHLLRPRARYVEPRATPRK, encoded by the coding sequence ATGAGTAGACGCAAGGGAGGACGCTCTCAATCTCGATTCGTCCATCGACCCGAGGAGGAGTTGGTGACGGCGGTGGAGGCGGCGGCGTTGTTGGGGGTGAAGCGGGCGACGCTCTACACCTATGTCAGCCGAGGCCTCGTGCGGTGTGTGCCGGAGCCGGGGACGAAGGAGAACCGGTATGTGCGCTCGGACCTGGAGCGGCTGAAAACGCGGCATGACGCGAGGGCGGGACATGCGGCGGTGGCGTCGGGGGCGTTGCGGTGGGGAGAGCCGGTCATCGACTCATCGGTGTCGCAGGTGGGAGCGGAGGGGTTGGCATATCGAGGGCATTCGGCGGTGGGGTTGGCATTGGAGGGGCGGAGCGTCGAGGCGGTGGCGGAGCTGTTGTGGTCGGGGGTGTTGCCGGAGGAGGAGCCTCGATGGGAGGCCGGGGAGGCGGTGATTCCGCCCTCGGAGTTGGCGAGGCTGTTGCCGCGAGGAACGCCGCCGGTGACGGCGTTGAGTGCGCTGGTGCCGTTGTTGGCGGCGAAGGATGCGGTGCGCTTCGCGGCGCCGCCGGAGCAGGAGAAGGTGCGAGCGCGGAGACTGCTGCGTCATCTGGCGGCGTGGGTGGGAGTGGCGCACGCGCCGGGGCGGGTGGCGAGGGCGCTGCGAGCGGAGACGATGGCGGAGTCCTTGGTGTGTGCATGGGATTCCAAGGTGAAGAGTGCGCCGGAGTTGTTGAATCGCGCGTTGGTGTTGTGCTCGGACCATGAGCTGAATGTGTCGACGTTTACCGCAAGGGTGACGGCGTCCTCGGGGGCGGACCTGTACGCGTGCGTGAGCGCGGCGTTGGCGGCGTCCTCGGGGCCTCGGCATGGAGGGGCGTGTGACAGGGTGGAGGCGTTGCTGACGGAGGTCGGGAAGCCAGAGCGAGCGGCGGCGGTGGTGTACGAGAGATTGCGCCGAGGCGATTCAGTGCCGGGCTTCGGGCACCGGCTGTATCCGAATGGAGACCCGAGGACCCCTCCCCTCTTGGACGCGGCGAGAGAGGTCAGGCCCGAGGTGCCGAGGGTGCGAGTGGCAAGAGCGGTCCAGGAGGCGATGCGGGATGCGGGGCATCCAGAGCCGTCGGTGGACCTGGGGTTGGTGATGTTGGCGGACGCGTTGGGATTGCCACCGGGAGCGGCGGGGACGCTGTTCGCGGTGGGGCGCGCGGCGGGCTGGGTGGCGCACATCCTTGAGCAGA